Proteins encoded in a region of the Buteo buteo chromosome 11, bButBut1.hap1.1, whole genome shotgun sequence genome:
- the CRKL gene encoding crk-like protein — protein sequence MSSAARFDSSDRSSWYVGPVSRAEAQTRLQGQRHGMFLVRDSSTCPGDYVLSVSENSRVSHYIINSLPNRRFKIGDQEFEHLPALLEFYKIHYLDTTTLIEPAPRYPSPPMGSGSAPALSTAEENVEYVRTLYDFPGNDAEDLPFKKGEILVIVEKPEEQWWSARNKDGRIGMIPVPYVEKLVRSSHGKHGNRNSNSYGIPEPAHAYAQPQTASPLPSVSSTPGAVINPLPSTQNGPVYAKAIQKRVPCAYDKTALALEVGDIVKVTRMNINGQWEGEVNGRKGLFPFTHVKIFDPQNPDENE from the exons ATGTCCTCAGCCGCTCGTTTCGATTCGTCGGACCGCTCCAGCTGGTACGTGGGCCCGGTGTCTCGGGCGGAGGCGCAGACGCGGTTGCAAGGGCAGCGGCATGGCATGTTCCTGGTGCGAGACTCGTCCACCTGCCCGGGGGACTACGTGCTCTCGGTGTCCGAGAACTCCCGGGTTTCCCACTACATCATTAATTCCTTGCCCAACCGCCGCTTTAAGATCGGCGACCAGGAGTTTGAGCACCTGCCCGCCCTGCTGGAGTTCTACAAGATCCACTACCTGGATACCACCACCCTCATCGAGCCTGCGCCCAG GTATCCAAGTCCACCAATGGGATCTGGATCTGCCCCTGCTCTGtccactgcagaagaaaatgtggaGTATGTTCGGACTCTCTATGACTTTCCTGGCAATGATGCTGAGgatcttccatttaaaaagggTGAGATACTGGTAATTGTAGAGAAGCCAGAAGAACAGTGGTGGAGTGCCAGAAACAAGGATGGTCGGATTGGGATGATTCCTGTTCCTTATGTAGAAAAGTTAGTCAGATCTTCTCATGGGAAGCATGGAAACAGGAATTCCAACAGTTACGGTATTCCAGAACCTGCCCATGCTTATGCTCAGCCTCAAACCGCAAGTCCCCTTCCCTCAGTATCCAGTACACCTGGAGCAGTGATCAATCCTCTGCCATCAACACAGAATGGACCAGTCTATGCCAAAGCTATCCAAAAGAGGGTACCCTGTGCTTATGACAAGACTGCGCTGGCATTAGAG GTTGGAGATATTGTGAAGGTTACAAGGATGAATATAAACGGTCAGTGGGAAGGAGAAGTCAATGGTCGAAAAGGGCTCTTCCCATTCACGCATGTCAAAATATTTGACCCTCAAAACCCAGATGAGAATGAATGA
- the KLHL22 gene encoding kelch-like protein 22 isoform X1, translating into MAEDQELTQPHKAQLEPSLQQRTSNTYRSAEHSQALLSGLVSLRDSSILFDVVLVVEEKPIEAHRILLAASCDYFRGMFAGGLREMEQEEVHIHGISYNAMCKILNFIYTSELELSVNSVQETLAAACQLQIPEVIKFCCDFLMSWVDEENILDVYRLADHYDLRHLSDQLDSYILKNFAAFSRTQVYRQLPLQKVYSLLSSNRLEVNYEFEVYDGALFYHYSPEQLETDQVSLMEPLKLLETVRFPLMEPQILQRLHDKLSPCPLKDTVADALMYHKNECLQPMLQSSQTQLRSEFQCVVGFGGMHSTPSIVLSDQAKYLNPLLGEWRHFTAALAPRMSNQGIAVLNNFVYLIGGDNNVSGFRAESRCWRYDPRHNKWFQIQSLQQEHADLSVCVVDNYIYAVAGRDYHEDLREVERYDPKSNTWEYVTPLKKEVYAHAGAALDGKMYITCGRRGEDYLKELQCYDPKTDRWDVLADGPVRRAWHGMAALLGKLYVIGGSNNDSGYRRDVHQVACYRPSTDQWTNVCPLPAGHGEPGIAVLDNRIYVLGGRSHNRGIRMDYVHIYDAERDCWEEGPQLEDDISGMAACVLTLPRAILMETEKWFSEWHADRVKYHLDFPSEVMSVSDWEEFDNSSED; encoded by the exons ATGGCGGAGGATCAGGAGCTGACTCAGCCACACAAAGCTCAACTCGAGCCCTCCCTTCAGCAGCGCACCAGCAACACATACCGCAGTGCAGAGCACTCTCAGGCCTTGCTCAGTGGCTTGGTATCTCTCCGAGACAGCAGCATCCTCTTCGATGTAGTTCTGGTAGTGGAAGAGAAACCTATTGAGGCTCATCGCATACTTCTAGCTGCATCCTGTGACTATTTCAG AGGAATGTTTGCAGGAGGACTGAGAGAGATGGAACAAGAAGAAGTTCATATTCATGGCATCTCCTACAATGCAATGTGTAAAATCTTGAACTTCATTTACACTTCTGAGCTGGAACTCAGTGTGAACAGTGTACAGGAAACCTTAGCTGCAGCCTGTCAGCTTCAG ATTCCAGAAGTCATTAAGTTCTGTTGTGATTTTCTCATGTCCTGGGTAGACGAAGAGAACATCCTCGACGTATACAGACTAGCTGACCATTACGACTTGAGACATTTGAGTGATCAGCTGGATTCCTACATTTTGAAGAACTTTGCAGCTTTCTCAAGGACACAAGTGTACCGACAGCTACCCTTGCAGAAGGTCTACTCCCTTCTCAGCAGCAACCGTTTGGAGGTTAACTATGAGTTTGAAGTTTATGATGGGGCACTTTTTTACCATTATTCTCCAGAGCAACTGGAGACAGATCAGGTCTCCCTGATGGAGCCCCTTAAGCTACTTGAGACAGTTCGTTTTCCTCTGATGGAACCCCAGATCCTGCAAAGGCTTCATGACAAATTAAGTCCATGTCCTTTAAAAGATACAGTCGCAGATGCATTAATGTACCACAAGAATGAATGTCTTCAGCCAATGCTTCAGAGCTCCCAGACACAGCTGAGATCAGAGTTCCAGTGTGTAGTGGGATTTGGAGGGATGCATTCTACTCCATCCATTGTCCTCAGTGATCAAGCCAAGTATCTGAACCCCTTATTGGGAGAGTGGAGGCACTTTACAGCTGCACTAGCCCCCCGAATGTCCAACCAAGGGATTGCTGTTCTCAataattttgtatatttaattGGCGGAGACAACAATGTAAGTGGTTTTCGAGCAGAGTCAAGGTGTTGGAG GTATGACCCGCGACACAACAAATGGTTCCAGATCCAGTCCCTACAGCAAGAGCATGCTGACCTCAGTGTTTGTGTTGTGGACAACTATATATATGCTGTCGCAGGCCGAGATTACCATGAAGACCTGAGGGAAGTGGAGAGGTATGACCCTAAAAGCAACACTTGGGAATATGTGACACCTCTGAAGAAGGAG GTATACGCACACGCTGGAGCAGCACTGGATGGGAAGATGTATATTACttgtgggaggagaggagaagactATTTGAAGGAGCTACAATGTTATGACCCAAAGACTGACCGCTGGGACGTTTTAGCAGATGGTCCAGTGAGACGTGCTTGGCACGGGATGGCTGCACTGCTAGGAAAGCTCTATGTAATTGGAGGAAGCAACAATGATTCTGGCTACAGAAGGGATGTTCACCAG gttgCCTGCTATAGGCCAAGCACTGATCAGTGGACAAATGTATGTCCACTTCCTGCAGGACATGGAGAGCCAGGCATTGCGGTCTTAGACAACAGGATCTATGTCTTGGGAGGCAGATCCCACAACAGAGGAATCCGCATGGACTATGTCCACATTTATGATGCAGAGAGAGACTGTTGGGAGGAAGGACCCCAGCTGGAGGATGATATTTCTGGGATGGCTGCCTGCGTCCTCACTTTGCCCAGGGctattttaatggaaacagaGAAATGGTTCTCAGAATGGCATGCAGACCGCGTGAAGTATCACCTTGATTTTCCATCGGAAGTTATGAGCGTATCAGACTGGGAGGAATTTGACAATTCAAGTGAAGATTAG
- the KLHL22 gene encoding kelch-like protein 22 isoform X2 — protein MFAGGLREMEQEEVHIHGISYNAMCKILNFIYTSELELSVNSVQETLAAACQLQIPEVIKFCCDFLMSWVDEENILDVYRLADHYDLRHLSDQLDSYILKNFAAFSRTQVYRQLPLQKVYSLLSSNRLEVNYEFEVYDGALFYHYSPEQLETDQVSLMEPLKLLETVRFPLMEPQILQRLHDKLSPCPLKDTVADALMYHKNECLQPMLQSSQTQLRSEFQCVVGFGGMHSTPSIVLSDQAKYLNPLLGEWRHFTAALAPRMSNQGIAVLNNFVYLIGGDNNVSGFRAESRCWRYDPRHNKWFQIQSLQQEHADLSVCVVDNYIYAVAGRDYHEDLREVERYDPKSNTWEYVTPLKKEVYAHAGAALDGKMYITCGRRGEDYLKELQCYDPKTDRWDVLADGPVRRAWHGMAALLGKLYVIGGSNNDSGYRRDVHQVACYRPSTDQWTNVCPLPAGHGEPGIAVLDNRIYVLGGRSHNRGIRMDYVHIYDAERDCWEEGPQLEDDISGMAACVLTLPRAILMETEKWFSEWHADRVKYHLDFPSEVMSVSDWEEFDNSSED, from the exons ATGTTTGCAGGAGGACTGAGAGAGATGGAACAAGAAGAAGTTCATATTCATGGCATCTCCTACAATGCAATGTGTAAAATCTTGAACTTCATTTACACTTCTGAGCTGGAACTCAGTGTGAACAGTGTACAGGAAACCTTAGCTGCAGCCTGTCAGCTTCAG ATTCCAGAAGTCATTAAGTTCTGTTGTGATTTTCTCATGTCCTGGGTAGACGAAGAGAACATCCTCGACGTATACAGACTAGCTGACCATTACGACTTGAGACATTTGAGTGATCAGCTGGATTCCTACATTTTGAAGAACTTTGCAGCTTTCTCAAGGACACAAGTGTACCGACAGCTACCCTTGCAGAAGGTCTACTCCCTTCTCAGCAGCAACCGTTTGGAGGTTAACTATGAGTTTGAAGTTTATGATGGGGCACTTTTTTACCATTATTCTCCAGAGCAACTGGAGACAGATCAGGTCTCCCTGATGGAGCCCCTTAAGCTACTTGAGACAGTTCGTTTTCCTCTGATGGAACCCCAGATCCTGCAAAGGCTTCATGACAAATTAAGTCCATGTCCTTTAAAAGATACAGTCGCAGATGCATTAATGTACCACAAGAATGAATGTCTTCAGCCAATGCTTCAGAGCTCCCAGACACAGCTGAGATCAGAGTTCCAGTGTGTAGTGGGATTTGGAGGGATGCATTCTACTCCATCCATTGTCCTCAGTGATCAAGCCAAGTATCTGAACCCCTTATTGGGAGAGTGGAGGCACTTTACAGCTGCACTAGCCCCCCGAATGTCCAACCAAGGGATTGCTGTTCTCAataattttgtatatttaattGGCGGAGACAACAATGTAAGTGGTTTTCGAGCAGAGTCAAGGTGTTGGAG GTATGACCCGCGACACAACAAATGGTTCCAGATCCAGTCCCTACAGCAAGAGCATGCTGACCTCAGTGTTTGTGTTGTGGACAACTATATATATGCTGTCGCAGGCCGAGATTACCATGAAGACCTGAGGGAAGTGGAGAGGTATGACCCTAAAAGCAACACTTGGGAATATGTGACACCTCTGAAGAAGGAG GTATACGCACACGCTGGAGCAGCACTGGATGGGAAGATGTATATTACttgtgggaggagaggagaagactATTTGAAGGAGCTACAATGTTATGACCCAAAGACTGACCGCTGGGACGTTTTAGCAGATGGTCCAGTGAGACGTGCTTGGCACGGGATGGCTGCACTGCTAGGAAAGCTCTATGTAATTGGAGGAAGCAACAATGATTCTGGCTACAGAAGGGATGTTCACCAG gttgCCTGCTATAGGCCAAGCACTGATCAGTGGACAAATGTATGTCCACTTCCTGCAGGACATGGAGAGCCAGGCATTGCGGTCTTAGACAACAGGATCTATGTCTTGGGAGGCAGATCCCACAACAGAGGAATCCGCATGGACTATGTCCACATTTATGATGCAGAGAGAGACTGTTGGGAGGAAGGACCCCAGCTGGAGGATGATATTTCTGGGATGGCTGCCTGCGTCCTCACTTTGCCCAGGGctattttaatggaaacagaGAAATGGTTCTCAGAATGGCATGCAGACCGCGTGAAGTATCACCTTGATTTTCCATCGGAAGTTATGAGCGTATCAGACTGGGAGGAATTTGACAATTCAAGTGAAGATTAG